Part of the Hirundo rustica isolate bHirRus1 chromosome 3, bHirRus1.pri.v3, whole genome shotgun sequence genome, tttgttctatttcatctgttgaaggctgtttttttgggagatgttttctccttctcttgcccctccaggggggaaggaggaagatgCCTCCTcataatggcccagccattaaatccaggtggggcagtgtttcttatctctttcaccacccctccatcctccagggggacatcgTAGGGCCCACCAATGATGTGACACattccattgtgagatgctccacccagcgggggaggagccagctgttcctagctagataaaaactggtactgaaggacacaaggtatcctggttttccactggattcccggagggagactggacccatctcgtcaccactggactttctacaggaccatctttactccacagaaccacatctgttactccaggaggatttatttggattgcttccaacaccctcatcaacagggtgtcaggtcatatccctgactctgctagggttttttccaggatctttctttgcttccttgcttttttttttttttttttttttttttttttttttttttttttttttttttttttgtactactacatttgtattttcctttttatttttaatattcctagtaaagaaatacttatctttgcctgaaagcccctaattgcaaaattataataatttggagggaagggggtttacattctccattccaagggggggctctagctttccctggaagacaactgtctttcaaaaccaagacagaccTCCACttacaaaagaaaagataatGCAAGTAGCATGAAGAAGACAGGTGATACAGAACAGTGTTCCCGAATTGCAAATACAGCACCTCTACACTGCTTGCAATCAAGAGCTGACCCTCTCCAAAATGAAGTCTCCATTCCACTGTGCTACTTACAGTCCTCAATCAGAGACAACACTGTCCTTTCCctacaaacaggaaaaaacacccaacccaCTGtaatggggacacagggaaggtTCTGGAGTAAAGCAGCTTTTATCAGGGAACCACTGTGTGAAATCAGTGACCTACTGATCTCCTCAGAGTTGGCTCTACTTTCGATGGTGTCCAGGTTCATGAAATGCAGAGGTCTTTCAACGCTTTTACGACACCACATATATCTTTACATTCATGAAGAAATACAAGCTCTTATATATCTCTATAAGCTCCTGACTACCAATTTCACAGCGCTATACTTGCATTTATACTTGCACAGTGTAAATAGCTTTAAAGATCAGGCAGACTTTGAGCCACTAACAGCTCCATAgtctgagctgcagcactgtgTTAATTACATTACATTATTCAGAAAATTCATTACATGACAGAATGTGGTGGCACATCAGAAACAATAAGCTTCACAACAAATCGAGGTGATACTTTTTTCTATACATTATATTTTTCAGCaactagaaatattttattagcaaTACAGACACTGAAATATTAGAAATCTATACAACGTCCTTTTCTCTCCCAGTCTCCAAAACGTGTAGGTTCAGGGCCTCTAGGTCCACCCCTCTCTTTTGTAGTAGGATTGATTCCATCAGGGAATTCTAAAATAATAGggaaaattcattaaaaattctaTAATCTTGACAAATATAAAGATGCTATCACTTATGATGTTCTCCttttagtttcattttcaaagacaaaatcaattttttttttgttttgaaatgcaaCCTTGATTTAAACATTTCCCAGAGTcctacaaaattaatttcaggttTGTTGACTGCAATTTGTATTCAGCCATCCGGATATTTATAGTAATCTACTGATACACTAAAAAGTAAGACCTCAAAATAGACAAACATGGGTTATTGCTACCGATGAAATGCAGCAGAACATCACACTATGGTGAGTTATATACAAAGCATGACTATGGCTTTTAGTTAAGATGgctaattaaaaagaagaaagagattCTTTCTCCCATGTAACAAAAAAACTTATGTTCCTATTTAGTTCAGCAGTGATGTATCTGTGCCTCAATCTTGTCATGCAGCCCCACTGAGGTCACCAGAACACAACAACCATACCAGTTCATTAGGTCTTCCCAGGCCTCACCAAGCTGCTCAGTAAACTCAGAATcaattgtttcttttcaaaactcTGCCTGAAAAACTAAGAAATTTTGGCCACAAAGTGCAGCAtgaatcagaaatattttgtggacaaagaaataaaacaggcCTTTTGAGTAATGCAAAGTAATCGGTGCCTTGGTGAATTTACTGGCACCATTTACAGCTGTACTGTTACAGACTGATACCAGCTACGCTTCTCTGAATCATGCAATGCTTTGTGGTGGTGGAAAGCACCTCTGGCAAACACTTGGCTCAAGCCCTGCTAAAGGCAGGGCTGGTACTGTCAGGACACTCAGGCAAACTTGCTTATCTTCAAGATCAGAGGAAGCCCAGGTTCTCTGTGTGACTTGCTACAATATTTGACTATGGTTGTTCTGAAGATTCTTCTCCCTTGGTGCACCATTTGCTGCAACTTGTGCCCACTGCCCTGCCTctctggctttttgttttttgttcgAGTCAGTAAGCTCAGAAAATGATTCTAAAGAGTGCTGAATGCCTGTAACCTTCTTGAACTGACATCAGCACAGCATCTCACAATCTTGCCTTTAAAACACAGCTTCGAATTTTGTAAAACATTACTTACTTTCCAGGGGTTCCTTCTCCATACTGGACTCTTCTGGTTCATCAAACCGACCTACTGGTAGCTTTGGTTTCCTTAGTGGCTGCTTAGCAGGTTCAGATCTTCCTCCTGGTTtagagctggagctgcttcGCAAGTGGCAAAGAAGTGATGACTCTATCAAGCAAACGGACACGTGTAGCATAAATGTGGGAGTTTAACACTAAGTAATGCTGTGACTGTCCAGAGCacctctgaaaaaaacctaCTTCAAGGATGAGggagaggaaggcaggaaaacaaactCTAAAAATTTTTTAACATTCAACTCACAAACACCTAAGAAATCAGCacagataattatttttagcCCTAGAAACATATGTAGGCAAAACTGTGTTAGTTGTATAACTCAGTTCACATAAACAGCGtattttaaactgctttaaatTATCATTGCTGTTACTTTCCTGTATTTAGACAGTAATCATGCTAGCATAGACCAGTACAGTCTGTTTTCCAGGAGAAATCCTAACCTCCCCCAAGAAACCTGCTGATTTCCATGTCTTGGCTcatttccagcagctttttAGTCAGACAaagcttctgcttttccaaaggaaagtttaaaaaaataaaatgttcccCTAGTAACAGGTTTCCCAGAATGTCGGCAGAGGATAGCTGGGTTTCCCTTAGGATGGTAAAATAATTCAGCTGGTAGTCAAAAGTAGGAAAAACTTTGAGCATCTTTAAGTTCAATTATGTAACTGCATGCAAATGCTTTCATTAAAAGcattaacttttttcctttaaagtccTAGGAATAATTTGGTTAAAAAAGCCAAATGTCCACAGTGAGCATGAACTATCCACTAAAAATACTTTGGCTGTGGACAGGTGCCTAAGCAGTTCTGACATTTCTTAGGAAGCAAGATTCAAACAGAAATCCTCCCTGTACCAGCTGGGTGCAAAGTACCTGAAAgaactgtaattttattttcctgaagagATTGAATCAGGAAGCCTTCTCAAGCACTGTTAATCTGACTCACCTTAATATACACCAACTAACAACCCACTTATATTCCCATAATCAGCATATTCATTCATTTTAAATACCACATCTTTAGTATCAAACCCTACAGCTACATAAACTGTATTATGTCTGCTAACTGCTGCCAATGCCCCcaaaggagtatttttttttttttgctttaagcATGACATAACAAACTATTAACAGTAAAGGATCTAATCTGTTGCAAACATTGGGTCTTTCTACTCCTGCCAAGCTTCTTGTCATTTTTCAGTAAGCTAGAAGAAAAGCtagcaagaaaattaaattatagcCAGCATTCTAGTccaaattcaaataaaaatcagcttaAGGTACTGGTACAAAATTGATTATCTCGGTCACCAGAGAAGAGGCAAAATCCATTTTCCTTGATGCATTTACTTGATATCCTTGACCAAAATACACTCTTCTTGAAAGAGAGGTGACAAAAGTTCGACATTAAGCATCTCTGAAAAAGATGAGATGAACTATCAACATTAGTAAACCACATCCTACAAACTGATCTTTGATTCCCTCCTCTTTTACACGGTGTCACAGAGCCCTCCCACTTATTAATTATATAACTGAACCTGAAGTTGAAAATCTCAAGTCTTTAAAGTTGCTGCGCTGCAATATTCCATCTTTTGAAGTGGTCCACAGCCTGTGATTTATCCTAACAAAGCCATccatgcagcaggagctgggcacacATCGGGATGCTCAGAGGATTAGAGCATCATCCACATCTTGTCATGAACCTGACAGCCAAATAGAGCACAAACATCTAACAACAAATTTTTAACAGCTCTTCAATTAACAAACAGCATACTGGTTTGTTTTAGGAGTATTGTATAAAAAGCATCACAGAACCTCAGTCAAAAACAGACAGGGAAGCACCCAATAAAGAGCGCAAGCTAAGGTCTGTGGGAGAGGTTCTGTTATCCAGTCTGCCTTACCTCTCTATAAACAAACCACCCGAATTTCCTCAGGTGAAGGGCACGGACCCATAACTTCCAGGTCCACAGCACATTTCCTCCAGCTGTGGAGTAGTTTATCCAAACGATAAACCACTGTTTAACATTTTACTGCCGTTAAGTAGTATAAATGAAC contains:
- the SDHAF4 gene encoding succinate dehydrogenase assembly factor 4, mitochondrial isoform X1, encoding MWFTNVDSSSHLFQRCLMSNFCHLSFKKSVFWSRISSKCIKENGFCLFSESSLLCHLRSSSSSKPGGRSEPAKQPLRKPKLPVGRFDEPEESSMEKEPLEKFPDGINPTTKERGGPRGPEPTRFGDWERKGRCIDF
- the SDHAF4 gene encoding succinate dehydrogenase assembly factor 4, mitochondrial isoform X4; translation: MALRLLLGAPGAAKSSLLCHLRSSSSSKPGGRSEPAKQPLRKPKLPVGRFDEPEESSMEKEPLEKFPDGINPTTKERGGPRGPEPTRFGDWERKGRCIDF
- the SDHAF4 gene encoding succinate dehydrogenase assembly factor 4, mitochondrial isoform X3, whose amino-acid sequence is MDGFVRINHRLWTTSKDGILQRSNFKDLRFSTSESSLLCHLRSSSSSKPGGRSEPAKQPLRKPKLPVGRFDEPEESSMEKEPLEKFPDGINPTTKERGGPRGPEPTRFGDWERKGRCIDF
- the SDHAF4 gene encoding succinate dehydrogenase assembly factor 4, mitochondrial isoform X2 produces the protein MWFTNVDSSSHLFQRCLMSNFCHLSFKKSVFWSRISSKCIKENGFCLFSESSLLCHLRSSSSSKPGGRSEPAKQPLRKPKLPVGRFDEPEESSMEKEPLEKPAVRKAALQHFFGAFFLLFPDNYY